One Tunturibacter gelidoferens genomic region harbors:
- a CDS encoding tyrosine-type recombinase/integrase: MTQNSRLQYGTVSKRGKKNKVWIGRWREEVPGPQGSIRIVRRSVVLGAVEEISSKRNAERELWERLKLINVGKPGASGPMTLRRFAEEMWKPSVFPSLKLSTRLFYDHNLQTHILPVFGEIPLRALTRDGVQKWLHGKFSAGMSWNSVRHLRTTFGTVLNAAEMDELIRQNVVKKTRLPRRIHSEEPPLVSLDELKSLLKELPEPSRSIAALIVLTGLRIGEMLALRWCDVDLTAGTLRVRQTVYEGQFDTPKTKRSRRVVPLSPIAVQILGLQRQGSGTALIFSSAAGTALCRRNLLNRQFRPVAVRLGLKGFNWHWLRHLTASLLDAAGTPLGTVQTLLGHTSSEVTREHYIHAVSSESRNAVGRIEELLIGPKWTQMQKVAQKGSLLIH, from the coding sequence ATGACTCAGAATAGTCGGTTGCAATATGGCACCGTCTCGAAGAGAGGCAAGAAAAACAAAGTGTGGATCGGACGTTGGCGTGAAGAAGTTCCGGGGCCTCAGGGCTCGATTCGTATTGTGCGGAGATCGGTAGTCCTTGGAGCAGTCGAGGAGATATCGTCGAAGCGCAATGCGGAACGAGAACTGTGGGAACGCCTGAAACTGATAAACGTAGGCAAGCCAGGGGCATCGGGGCCGATGACTCTGCGGAGGTTTGCGGAGGAGATGTGGAAGCCTTCGGTATTTCCTTCGCTCAAGCTTTCCACCCGTCTGTTCTATGACCACAACCTTCAAACCCATATTCTGCCGGTCTTCGGGGAGATACCCCTTCGGGCGCTGACCCGGGACGGAGTACAGAAGTGGCTGCACGGAAAGTTCAGCGCTGGCATGTCCTGGAACTCGGTCCGGCATCTTCGGACCACGTTTGGGACCGTGCTCAATGCTGCGGAGATGGATGAGCTGATTCGGCAGAATGTCGTTAAAAAGACCCGCCTGCCGCGTCGTATTCATTCCGAGGAGCCACCTCTGGTCTCCCTGGATGAGCTCAAGTCTCTGCTCAAAGAGCTGCCGGAACCGTCCCGTTCGATTGCAGCGCTGATCGTTCTAACGGGACTGCGGATTGGGGAGATGCTTGCACTGCGCTGGTGTGACGTCGACCTGACCGCGGGAACGTTACGCGTTCGGCAGACGGTCTACGAGGGCCAGTTCGATACCCCCAAGACGAAGCGGAGCCGGCGGGTCGTTCCGCTCTCTCCGATTGCGGTTCAGATCCTCGGTCTGCAGAGGCAGGGAAGCGGAACTGCGCTGATCTTCTCCTCAGCCGCGGGAACTGCCCTTTGCCGTCGCAACCTGCTCAACCGGCAGTTCAGACCGGTCGCCGTAAGGCTGGGGCTGAAGGGCTTTAATTGGCACTGGCTGCGTCACCTGACAGCGAGTTTGCTTGATGCGGCGGGGACTCCCCTCGGCACAGTGCAGACCCTGCTGGGGCATACCTCGTCCGAGGTGACGCGGGAGCATTACATCCACGCGGTCTCCTCGGAGTCGCGCAATGCGGTGGGCCGGATCGAAGAATTATTGATTGGACCCAAATGGACCCAAATGCAAAAGGTTGCACAGAAAGGCAGTTTGCTAATTCATTGA
- a CDS encoding helix-turn-helix domain-containing protein: MDVIVAPARTSNRQGSAMNRNSSDAVLSPEPERGHAGAAEYLLELLTVDEIAAALRVSPSWVYERVRKRGRDKIPHLKIGKYLRFRLKEVRIWVDQGTSR, translated from the coding sequence ATGGATGTCATAGTTGCTCCCGCTCGTACATCAAACCGGCAGGGCTCGGCGATGAATAGGAATAGTTCAGACGCCGTGTTGTCTCCTGAGCCCGAGCGAGGTCATGCAGGAGCTGCAGAGTACCTGCTGGAACTTCTGACCGTAGACGAAATAGCGGCAGCTCTGCGAGTTTCGCCGTCATGGGTTTATGAACGAGTACGCAAACGAGGCAGGGATAAGATACCCCACCTGAAGATTGGGAAATACCTGCGTTTTCGCCTGAAAGAGGTCCGCATCTGGGTCGATCAGGGGACTTCGCGATGA
- a CDS encoding DNA methyltransferase — MATTSVATAQQSNFANRILHGDCIEVMRQMPANSIDFILTDPPYLVNYRDRGGRTIQNDLDESWLKPAMAEAYRVLKQDRIAVMFYGWTKVDSFFEAWRSAGFQPVGHIVFRKSYSSKSRFLRYQHEQAFLLAKGRPPLPKQPLGDVMEMPYSGNKLHPTQKPIPALVPLIRSFTLQGESVLDLFAGSGSTCAAALLTGRTYTGVEMDDAYFQQASERLIRVDQRVAAKRSSGSGIPTRV; from the coding sequence ATGGCAACCACAAGCGTAGCAACCGCACAGCAGAGCAACTTCGCCAACCGGATCCTTCACGGCGACTGCATCGAAGTGATGCGTCAGATGCCTGCGAACAGCATAGATTTCATCCTCACTGATCCGCCCTATCTCGTGAACTACCGCGACCGCGGTGGACGCACGATTCAGAACGACCTCGATGAGAGCTGGCTCAAACCTGCGATGGCCGAAGCGTATCGGGTATTGAAACAGGACCGCATCGCTGTGATGTTTTACGGATGGACGAAGGTTGATTCGTTCTTCGAAGCATGGCGCAGCGCGGGGTTTCAACCTGTCGGACACATCGTCTTTCGCAAGAGCTATAGCTCGAAGAGCAGGTTCCTCCGCTACCAGCATGAGCAGGCATTCCTGCTGGCCAAGGGCAGACCGCCGCTGCCGAAGCAGCCGCTCGGCGATGTGATGGAGATGCCCTACAGCGGCAACAAGCTTCACCCCACGCAGAAGCCCATACCGGCGCTGGTGCCGCTGATCCGTAGCTTCACTCTTCAAGGCGAGAGCGTACTCGATCTCTTCGCTGGAAGCGGAAGCACCTGTGCAGCCGCGTTGCTTACAGGCCGTACGTATACCGGCGTGGAGATGGACGACGCTTACTTTCAGCAGGCCAGCGAGCGTTTGATCAGAGTCGACCAGAGGGTCGCTGCAAAGCGATCTTCTGGTTCGGGCATTCCCACGCGAGTGTGA
- a CDS encoding TrbC/VirB2 family protein, with the protein MQITLPIKRPHFRRLRAQCRRWAIPSLVSLAALPVYAQTGASPWENAVNALKTSFTGPIAQGLSLVAIVVGGLMFAYGEGQSKKMLAGIVFGIGMAIGAVNFMAWLFP; encoded by the coding sequence ATGCAAATCACCCTTCCCATCAAACGGCCCCATTTCCGGCGATTGCGCGCGCAGTGCCGGAGATGGGCCATTCCTTCACTGGTGTCTCTCGCGGCCCTTCCGGTCTATGCACAGACCGGCGCGAGTCCGTGGGAGAACGCAGTCAACGCCCTCAAGACATCGTTCACCGGTCCGATCGCACAAGGGCTATCGCTTGTCGCCATCGTTGTCGGAGGTCTGATGTTCGCCTACGGTGAGGGCCAGTCGAAGAAGATGCTTGCCGGCATCGTCTTCGGTATCGGTATGGCTATCGGTGCGGTGAACTTCATGGCCTGGCTCTTTCCGTAG
- a CDS encoding VirB3 family type IV secretion system protein: MAEGGSHRNPRRNKVFKAMNRPLTVLGAERRLFFVALITGGAIFSMLHSLVGGIGLFIVGVIIARIVTKHDVEILRILFNSTKFRRRCDPMKWEPTEITVRRNHVQD, from the coding sequence ATGGCAGAGGGCGGTTCACATCGCAACCCACGCAGAAACAAGGTCTTCAAAGCGATGAACCGCCCGCTGACCGTGTTGGGTGCAGAGCGGCGGCTGTTCTTCGTCGCGCTGATTACGGGCGGCGCTATCTTCTCCATGCTGCATTCGCTGGTCGGAGGAATTGGTCTCTTCATCGTGGGAGTGATCATTGCGCGGATCGTAACGAAGCATGATGTCGAGATTCTCCGCATTCTCTTCAACTCCACGAAATTCCGCAGACGCTGCGACCCCATGAAGTGGGAACCAACGGAGATCACCGTCAGGAGAAACCATGTTCAGGACTAG
- a CDS encoding VirB4 family type IV secretion system protein produces MFRTSNITKDWNEAGSFAAQLNLHGFWDEHCFLTKSGDLCTVLKVGGIDYESLDHDGRDYAVKRLEAALRSVDDRTRLYQILFKHNRPEIAHAEYGDPLVRAAVEQRAAFLKAKSERLYSIEIIWVVMIDGSYRKTGLLHALSRLPKQPRSSVRDLHSLFSGNKERTLLYQQIERDRLRLQQKVQCLSGQLNDLTSVELLGAEKTFRLVRRLVNFRPSKINDAPLCGARHLDWQVCDSELEAHRGHLRVDDHYVRVLTLKELPSETRPLLLQGLLDVRANFHVVTEWHPVDNAKARKEIASRRRHHHNSKTSFVSNLQDRQNTGPKDELVDDSKEAAVAELGVALTALGMEGKNFGEYTLSIVIYDEDRFKVENAVAEFQKLFTQHDGLLYEERYNLLNAFFATVPGNRQFNLRKQWALNSNYADLSFLFTVDSGKQWNPHLEREYLAVLESRHGTPYYLNLHSGDVAHTLMLGATGSGKSFAASTILQSAQKYEPLTFIFDLGGSYETLTRAFGGSYLNAGLKNPGFSINPFSLEPTHENLNFLYLFVRVLIESGGRYELTTADEKALYAALERIYKLPREIRTLSNFASVLGPLGERLHRWTQAGQFGHLFDNVEDTLTFSRFQTFNFDGWSDYPDILEPLLFYVLQRASSEIEKPENTGTFKIFLIDEAWIFLKNQIIRAWIIRAERTWRKKNAAMVLATQSVVELAASDMLHVVNESCPTKIFLANPNIDRKLYAEVFQLNDTQLELLESLVPKRELLLIQPEGTKKLVLEVDALGYWMATNNSRDNLRRQDYFARFGPEQGLLRLAEDYPNPTNQTPAEEAA; encoded by the coding sequence ATGTTCAGGACTAGCAACATCACGAAGGACTGGAACGAAGCGGGGTCCTTCGCCGCCCAGCTCAACCTGCATGGATTCTGGGACGAGCATTGCTTTCTGACGAAATCGGGCGACCTGTGCACAGTGTTGAAGGTCGGCGGTATCGACTACGAGAGCCTCGACCATGATGGCCGAGATTACGCCGTCAAGCGACTTGAAGCCGCCCTCCGCTCCGTCGACGACAGGACACGTCTCTATCAGATCTTGTTCAAGCACAACCGGCCGGAGATCGCCCATGCCGAGTACGGCGATCCACTCGTCCGCGCCGCAGTAGAACAGCGTGCGGCCTTCCTGAAAGCGAAATCGGAACGACTGTATTCGATCGAGATCATTTGGGTCGTAATGATCGACGGCAGCTATCGCAAGACGGGACTGCTACACGCGCTGTCGCGGTTGCCAAAGCAGCCACGCTCGTCGGTACGCGACTTGCATTCACTGTTCTCAGGCAATAAAGAACGCACCCTGCTCTACCAGCAGATCGAGCGCGACCGGCTGCGCCTGCAGCAAAAAGTTCAGTGTTTGAGTGGGCAGCTTAACGACCTTACCTCGGTCGAGCTGCTAGGGGCGGAAAAGACCTTCCGGCTTGTCCGGCGTCTTGTAAACTTCCGCCCCTCCAAGATCAACGATGCTCCACTATGCGGTGCGCGTCATCTCGATTGGCAGGTGTGCGATTCGGAGTTAGAGGCGCATCGCGGCCATCTGCGTGTGGACGATCACTATGTCCGCGTCCTAACGTTGAAGGAGTTGCCCAGCGAGACGCGGCCACTGCTGTTGCAGGGTCTGCTCGACGTTCGCGCCAACTTCCATGTGGTCACCGAGTGGCATCCGGTAGACAACGCAAAAGCGCGGAAAGAGATCGCCTCCCGCCGCCGTCATCACCACAACTCCAAGACCAGCTTCGTCTCGAACCTTCAGGACCGGCAGAATACAGGCCCGAAGGACGAATTAGTCGATGACTCGAAGGAAGCCGCGGTTGCAGAGCTGGGCGTGGCCCTGACCGCGCTCGGAATGGAAGGCAAGAACTTCGGCGAATACACGCTCTCGATCGTGATCTACGACGAGGACCGTTTCAAGGTCGAGAACGCGGTAGCTGAGTTTCAGAAGCTCTTCACTCAGCATGATGGGCTGCTCTATGAAGAACGCTACAACCTGCTTAACGCCTTCTTCGCCACGGTGCCCGGCAATCGGCAGTTCAATCTTCGCAAGCAGTGGGCTCTTAACTCGAACTATGCCGACCTGTCGTTTCTCTTCACCGTCGATAGCGGCAAACAATGGAACCCGCACCTCGAACGCGAGTACCTCGCCGTTCTCGAATCGAGGCATGGCACACCCTACTACCTGAACCTCCACAGCGGAGATGTAGCCCACACACTGATGCTCGGGGCTACGGGTAGCGGAAAGAGTTTTGCGGCGTCGACCATCCTTCAGTCCGCCCAGAAGTACGAACCACTCACCTTCATCTTCGATCTCGGCGGGAGCTACGAGACGCTGACCCGGGCCTTCGGCGGGTCCTATCTGAACGCCGGTTTGAAGAATCCCGGATTCAGCATCAACCCGTTCTCTCTCGAGCCGACCCACGAGAACCTGAATTTTCTCTATCTCTTCGTTCGTGTGCTCATCGAATCCGGTGGCCGCTACGAGCTGACGACGGCAGATGAAAAGGCGCTCTACGCTGCGCTGGAGCGCATCTATAAACTTCCCCGCGAGATACGGACACTCTCCAACTTCGCATCCGTCCTCGGGCCTCTCGGTGAGCGTCTGCACCGCTGGACGCAGGCTGGACAGTTCGGCCATCTCTTTGACAACGTGGAGGACACGCTCACCTTCTCCCGGTTCCAGACATTCAACTTCGATGGCTGGAGTGATTACCCCGACATTCTGGAGCCCTTGCTGTTTTACGTCTTGCAGCGTGCGTCTTCGGAGATCGAGAAGCCCGAGAACACCGGAACTTTTAAGATATTCCTGATCGATGAGGCGTGGATATTCCTTAAGAACCAGATCATCCGAGCATGGATCATCCGCGCCGAACGAACGTGGCGCAAGAAGAACGCCGCGATGGTGCTGGCCACACAGTCAGTCGTGGAACTGGCCGCCTCCGACATGCTGCACGTCGTCAATGAGTCCTGCCCGACAAAGATATTTCTTGCCAACCCGAATATCGATCGCAAGCTCTATGCCGAAGTCTTCCAGTTGAATGACACGCAACTCGAGTTGCTGGAGTCATTGGTGCCCAAGCGCGAACTACTGCTCATCCAGCCGGAGGGCACCAAGAAACTGGTGCTCGAAGTCGATGCTCTCGGCTACTGGATGGCCACGAACAACTCCCGCGACAACCTTCGCAGACAGGATTACTTCGCCCGCTTCGGCCCGGAGCAGGGACTCCTGCGCCTTGCCGAAGACTACCCCAATCCCACGAACCAAACACCCGCCGAGGAGGCTGCATGA
- a CDS encoding TrbG/VirB9 family P-type conjugative transfer protein, with product MNRAPVFPLVLGLVATFAHGQQSARIVKYHANDIVSVRAKMRYTTLIQLPANEKILEVATGDKDFWIIDTVGNYCFLHPAKEGIHSNLNLITDKGTVYSLTLDDVETVDPDLKVVIEPSDQSSLTAANGPSKLVPASEVEAARIQVQAAQTRAFNASEQFRAEYPVKALKFDYSYRNESPFDVSAIYHDDKFTYIKSSAAEKFSIYELKDKKPDLITFQLLDGTYIIPTVVDHGYLQIGKHKLAFDRATK from the coding sequence ATGAACCGTGCTCCGGTCTTTCCTTTGGTGCTGGGCCTGGTTGCGACCTTTGCCCACGGTCAGCAATCGGCACGCATCGTCAAATACCACGCCAACGACATCGTGAGTGTGCGGGCGAAGATGCGCTACACCACGCTCATCCAGTTACCAGCGAACGAGAAGATTCTGGAGGTTGCCACCGGAGACAAGGACTTCTGGATCATCGACACGGTTGGCAACTACTGCTTTCTCCATCCGGCGAAAGAGGGTATCCATTCCAACCTCAATCTGATTACCGACAAGGGCACGGTCTATTCGCTCACGCTGGACGACGTCGAGACTGTCGATCCTGACCTCAAGGTCGTCATCGAACCGTCCGACCAATCCTCCCTTACTGCCGCGAACGGCCCCAGCAAGCTTGTACCAGCAAGCGAAGTAGAAGCAGCCCGCATCCAGGTGCAAGCGGCTCAGACCCGCGCCTTCAATGCTTCCGAGCAGTTCCGCGCTGAGTATCCGGTCAAGGCACTGAAGTTCGACTACAGCTACCGTAACGAAAGCCCCTTCGATGTCTCCGCGATTTATCACGATGACAAGTTCACCTATATCAAGTCGTCGGCAGCGGAGAAATTCTCCATCTACGAGCTGAAAGATAAGAAGCCCGACCTGATTACCTTCCAGTTGCTGGACGGCACCTACATCATCCCCACTGTCGTCGATCACGGCTACCTCCAGATCGGCAAGCACAAGCTCGCCTTTGACCGGGCGACGAAATAG
- a CDS encoding TrbI/VirB10 family protein produces MPEETQTPEAAQVQASPNSPSTPALRDKRVVPEGVAPKQAQGYVVAGLAVLILLAVMFSKNHAKTPPTVLPPNTTPFSSDANARKIAELEQNLTAEQRQSEQQLQQQRAAAATASAATAGDATAPQASPATVSATQVPPTEPRDPIADAERAMAFKARFASNLVSTDGDASQASPSTDGTPHQATSVNASAPRPAEQPFPASASQSAGTLKRAPEVNLNSAHGQPFAIFEGTIIDAVLVDRLDGEFAGNFKVMVTNPVYSEDRQYVLIPEGTFILGDTQKVSSFGQKRLALTFHRMLMPDKYSVDLDQFKGLDQAGETGIKGKVNNHYLQIFGTSIALGVIAGAAEATTNSGYNQSGSDTYRQGIASSLSQSSTNVLDRFINVLPTHTIFEGHRVKVYITQDMLLPAYENHDMPGVF; encoded by the coding sequence GTGCCAGAAGAAACCCAAACTCCAGAAGCTGCCCAGGTACAGGCTTCGCCCAACTCGCCCTCCACTCCAGCCCTCCGCGACAAGCGTGTCGTGCCGGAGGGTGTCGCCCCAAAGCAAGCGCAGGGATACGTCGTTGCAGGACTCGCTGTGCTCATCCTGCTCGCCGTGATGTTTTCGAAGAATCATGCGAAGACCCCTCCCACGGTTCTTCCTCCGAATACCACTCCTTTCTCCAGCGATGCAAACGCGCGGAAGATTGCGGAGCTTGAGCAGAACCTCACCGCGGAGCAGCGGCAAAGCGAACAGCAATTGCAACAACAGAGAGCGGCCGCTGCCACAGCATCGGCAGCAACAGCAGGCGATGCCACAGCTCCGCAGGCGAGTCCGGCAACGGTTTCTGCCACGCAGGTGCCTCCCACCGAGCCGCGTGATCCCATTGCAGACGCCGAACGCGCGATGGCCTTCAAAGCACGTTTTGCCTCCAATCTTGTTTCCACTGATGGCGATGCTTCCCAAGCATCGCCTTCTACGGATGGGACGCCACATCAGGCGACCAGTGTAAACGCCTCTGCGCCTCGCCCTGCGGAGCAGCCCTTCCCGGCTTCTGCTTCGCAGTCCGCCGGCACCCTCAAACGCGCTCCGGAGGTCAATCTGAACTCCGCGCATGGTCAGCCGTTCGCGATCTTCGAGGGTACGATCATCGACGCCGTTCTGGTCGATCGGCTGGATGGAGAGTTTGCCGGGAACTTCAAGGTGATGGTGACCAATCCCGTTTACAGCGAGGACCGCCAGTATGTGCTCATCCCCGAGGGAACATTCATTCTCGGGGACACACAGAAGGTATCGAGCTTCGGCCAGAAGCGCCTTGCTCTCACCTTCCACCGTATGCTCATGCCGGACAAATACTCTGTCGATCTTGACCAGTTCAAAGGCCTTGATCAAGCCGGTGAGACCGGCATCAAAGGCAAGGTCAACAACCACTATCTCCAGATCTTTGGCACCTCGATCGCCCTCGGTGTCATCGCCGGCGCGGCGGAGGCTACCACAAACAGCGGCTACAACCAGAGCGGCTCCGATACCTACCGGCAGGGCATAGCGTCCAGCCTCTCGCAGTCAAGTACGAATGTGCTCGACCGCTTTATCAACGTCCTGCCTACCCACACCATCTTCGAGGGGCATCGCGTCAAGGTCTACATCACCCAGGACATGCTGCTGCCCGCCTATGAGAACCACGACATGCCGGGGGTGTTCTGA
- a CDS encoding type IV secretion system protein, translating to MQENPFTFLGQAISQLLSSHSAALQAAGLNMFRGLAVILIAWFGIKAALSASHGHGGFHFAKFADLILVISFGLGMLTYYSTPIPGVGYSFSDLITKEALSISGQIESDQTQHIATTITTAEQQLGTPPGSFNILEDLTFLLIVVLLAAMQAVSFAVIAYGYVASALCVLIGPVFIPWFIVPKMDWLFWGWFKAFIGFSFYQVIASAFIFVFSKVLTSMFQVIGNITISNALTILPALFITLFVCIYGLVKIPELTGAILSGRSGTWVNPMGR from the coding sequence ATGCAAGAGAATCCATTTACTTTTCTCGGCCAGGCCATCAGCCAGCTCTTGTCGTCGCACAGCGCGGCACTGCAGGCTGCGGGACTTAATATGTTCCGCGGCCTGGCCGTTATTCTGATCGCATGGTTCGGCATCAAAGCCGCCCTGTCCGCTTCGCACGGACATGGCGGCTTTCACTTCGCCAAGTTCGCCGACCTGATCCTCGTGATCTCGTTTGGCCTTGGGATGCTGACTTACTACTCGACGCCCATCCCCGGTGTCGGCTATAGCTTCAGCGACCTGATCACCAAAGAAGCGTTGAGCATCTCTGGACAGATCGAGTCCGACCAGACCCAGCATATCGCTACCACCATCACGACTGCGGAGCAGCAGCTTGGCACACCACCCGGCAGCTTCAACATCCTCGAGGATCTGACGTTTCTATTGATCGTTGTCCTGTTAGCGGCAATGCAGGCCGTCTCCTTCGCCGTGATTGCTTACGGCTACGTCGCCTCCGCACTATGTGTGTTGATCGGTCCGGTCTTCATCCCCTGGTTCATTGTGCCCAAGATGGACTGGTTGTTCTGGGGCTGGTTCAAGGCATTCATCGGCTTCAGCTTCTATCAGGTCATCGCCTCAGCGTTCATCTTCGTCTTCTCGAAGGTCCTGACCTCGATGTTTCAGGTGATCGGCAACATCACCATCTCGAACGCACTCACCATATTGCCCGCGTTGTTCATCACGCTCTTCGTCTGCATCTACGGCCTGGTCAAGATACCGGAGCTGACGGGAGCAATACTCAGTGGACGCAGTGGCACATGGGTCAACCCGATGGGAAGGTAA
- a CDS encoding VirB8/TrbF family protein translates to MTDTNKPLPITDAGQKFLELYAEPIVTNTYLKVALLVLSVVTLGCLALLYQAETAALRLKPLVISVSEAGRGEVSNYADFSKVPVERVSKYYLARWAELYYGRSHATLQRDFAESLNFFSNDLQGATLLRVTKSKTLETFLLDPSALNVDVEIKSVVLEDLRQAPYRAHIEFEKVLRSPGDQEEQKRERWTAIVVYGFRDEVPNQMLLTNPLGLVVSYVHEDQAFGS, encoded by the coding sequence ATGACAGATACGAACAAGCCTCTGCCAATCACCGATGCCGGACAGAAGTTTCTGGAGCTGTACGCCGAGCCTATCGTCACCAACACCTATCTGAAAGTCGCACTGCTAGTGCTCTCAGTTGTCACGCTCGGCTGCCTTGCGCTCCTCTATCAAGCTGAGACCGCTGCCTTGCGGCTGAAGCCGCTCGTCATTTCGGTCTCGGAAGCAGGTCGAGGAGAGGTATCAAACTATGCCGACTTCTCGAAGGTGCCGGTCGAGCGGGTGAGCAAGTATTACCTCGCCCGCTGGGCGGAGCTTTACTACGGACGCAGTCACGCCACGCTGCAGCGTGACTTTGCCGAATCGCTGAACTTCTTCTCGAATGACTTGCAAGGGGCTACGCTCCTGCGCGTCACCAAGTCGAAGACCCTTGAAACCTTCCTGCTCGACCCCAGTGCGTTGAATGTCGATGTCGAGATTAAGTCCGTGGTCCTTGAGGACCTGCGGCAGGCGCCCTATCGCGCCCATATCGAGTTCGAGAAGGTCTTACGCTCACCGGGCGATCAGGAGGAACAGAAGCGCGAACGCTGGACCGCAATCGTCGTCTACGGCTTCCGCGACGAGGTTCCCAATCAGATGCTGCTCACGAATCCTCTCGGGCTGGTTGTCAGCTATGTCCATGAGGATCAGGCGTTCGGGAGCTAA